In Deltaproteobacteria bacterium, a single genomic region encodes these proteins:
- a CDS encoding (2Fe-2S)-binding protein, giving the protein MPNLTINGIAVAVPDGTTILNAAKTIGVHVPHYCYHPRLSIAGNCRMCLVEVEKFPKLQTACSTVVTEGMIVRTDTEKVRKAVTGVLELILIHHPIDCPICDQAGECGLQNYYMTYGLHKSRYALEDKVHKKKVQDIGGQIVLDAERCILCSRCVRFLDEVTQTRELHIFSRGDHSEISVFPGRPLSNDYTGNLADICPVGALTSKDFRFKCRVWFLKGAESICTGCSNGCNVEAHFKGDILYRLKPRENEAVNRSWMCDFGRLEYKKANDARLLAPFVREGGAEKAVSWGALVPRVALELSRAAEAGPDAAAVIASPQLSNEELYLARRIATELLGTRNLAFTHRAPGDGFEDGFLIRADKNPNSRGARLLGIPDGAAFDALVERIAAGTVRALLVFGNVVGSFTEAETAALLSKVPFVAQVGTNDGPVSKVATAVMPSASFAERGGTFTSHAGRVQRFRAGFAPRGKARNTVDLLVELANRMGAGWTFAGEASVFHALSATEAPFAGMTYESVGSQGQECKP; this is encoded by the coding sequence ATGCCGAACCTGACCATCAACGGAATCGCGGTGGCCGTCCCCGACGGGACCACGATCCTCAACGCCGCGAAGACGATCGGCGTGCATGTCCCGCACTACTGCTACCATCCGAGGCTCTCGATCGCCGGGAACTGCCGCATGTGCCTGGTGGAAGTCGAGAAGTTCCCGAAGCTGCAGACCGCCTGCTCCACGGTGGTGACGGAGGGGATGATCGTCCGCACCGACACGGAGAAGGTCCGCAAGGCGGTCACCGGGGTGCTCGAGCTGATCCTCATCCACCACCCGATCGACTGCCCGATCTGCGACCAGGCGGGGGAGTGCGGGCTGCAGAACTACTACATGACGTACGGGCTGCACAAGAGCCGGTACGCCCTCGAGGACAAGGTCCACAAGAAGAAGGTCCAGGACATCGGGGGGCAGATCGTCCTCGACGCCGAGCGGTGCATCCTCTGTTCCCGCTGCGTGCGGTTCCTGGACGAGGTGACGCAGACCCGGGAGCTGCACATCTTCAGCCGCGGGGACCACTCCGAGATCTCCGTCTTCCCCGGACGGCCGTTGTCCAACGACTACACCGGGAACCTCGCGGACATCTGCCCCGTGGGCGCGCTCACCAGCAAGGATTTCCGGTTCAAGTGCCGCGTCTGGTTCCTGAAAGGGGCCGAGTCGATCTGCACCGGCTGCTCCAACGGCTGCAACGTCGAGGCGCACTTCAAGGGGGACATCCTCTACCGGTTGAAGCCCCGGGAGAACGAGGCGGTCAACCGGTCCTGGATGTGCGACTTCGGACGGCTCGAGTACAAGAAGGCGAACGACGCCCGCCTGCTCGCCCCGTTCGTCCGCGAGGGCGGCGCGGAGAAGGCCGTGTCGTGGGGCGCGCTGGTCCCGCGCGTCGCCCTCGAGCTTTCGCGGGCGGCGGAGGCCGGCCCCGACGCGGCGGCCGTGATCGCATCGCCGCAGCTGTCCAACGAGGAGCTGTACCTGGCCCGGCGGATCGCGACCGAGCTGCTCGGCACCCGGAACCTGGCCTTCACCCACCGGGCGCCGGGGGACGGGTTCGAGGACGGCTTCCTGATCCGCGCGGACAAGAATCCCAACAGCCGCGGGGCGCGGCTCCTCGGGATCCCCGACGGGGCGGCGTTCGACGCGCTGGTCGAACGGATCGCGGCGGGAACGGTGCGGGCCCTCCTGGTGTTCGGAAACGTCGTGGGATCGTTCACGGAGGCGGAGACGGCGGCCCTGCTGTCGAAGGTCCCGTTCGTCGCGCAGGTCGGGACCAACGACGGGCCCGTGTCGAAGGTCGCGACGGCGGTGATGCCGTCCGCCTCCTTCGCGGAGCGCGGGGGCACCTTCACCAGCCACGCGGGACGCGTGCAGCGGTTCCGCGCCGGATTCGCGCCGCGCGGGAAGGCCAGGAACACGGTCGATCTCCTCGTGGAGCTCGCGAACCGGATGGGGGCCGGCTGGACCTTCGCCGGCGAGGCGTCCGTGTTCCACGCGCTGTCCGCGACCGAGGCCCCGTTCGCCGGGATGACGTACGAATCGGTCGGAAGCCAAGGCCAGGAGTGCAAGCCATGA